AGTTTGAAAAGTTATCCCTTTTATTTATTATCTTATAATATAAATTATAAAACATCTAATTTTCTTAATTGTTTATTCATAAAACCTTATTGTCAACTTTATTGTTCTATTATATAATAATGTTAATAATAATTGAAGGAGGTATTTAATGTTTGATATAAGCGAAAGAATGAAGAAAATACCACCATACCTTTTTGTAGAAATTGATAAAAAGAAAAAAAAACTAATAAAAGATGGATATGATTTAATTGACTTCGGAATTGGAGACCCTGATATACCTACTCCATCCAATATTGTTAGTGCTATGGCGGAATATATTAAAAAACCCGAATTTCATAGATATCCATTAGGAAGGGGAAATATTAATTTTAGAAAAAGTATATCATCTTTTTATCAAGAAAATTATGATGTCCAATTAGACCCTGAAGAAGAAATATGTGTTTTAATTGGCTCAAAAGAGGGAATTGCTCATTTTCCACTTTGTTTTATAAATCCAGATGACTATTCTCTTATACCTGAACCTGGATATCCTGTTTATAAAATTGGAACAATTTTAGCAGATGGGAATTGTTATTTTCTACCATTAAAAGAAGAAAATAATTTTCTTCCTGACTTCTCAAAAATACCTGCTAATATTTTAAAAAAAGCAAAAATACTCTATCTAAATTATCCAAATAATCCTACTTCTGAGTTTGCATCAGCAGAATTTTTAAAAGAAGCAATTAACTTTTGTAAAAAATATAATTTAATCCTTG
This DNA window, taken from bacterium, encodes the following:
- a CDS encoding LL-diaminopimelate aminotransferase; this translates as MFDISERMKKIPPYLFVEIDKKKKKLIKDGYDLIDFGIGDPDIPTPSNIVSAMAEYIKKPEFHRYPLGRGNINFRKSISSFYQENYDVQLDPEEEICVLIGSKEGIAHFPLCFINPDDYSLIPEPGYPVYKIGTILADGNCYFLPLKEENNFLPDFSKIPANILKKAKILYLNYPNNPTSEFASAEFLKEAINFCKKYNLILVYDAAYSEIYYDERPVSFLSLPGAKDVGIEFNSLSKTFNMTGWRIGWACGNKELISALSKVKENIDSGVFEAIQFAGIEALTNSKETPLKMRDIYKKRMNLFVNGLKEVGFDVKFPKGTFYLWLKVNKSSVEFVDELLENGKIIATPGIGFGPSGENFVRFSLTIQENKIIEAIERIKKIWEK